Below is a window of Pseudomonas eucalypticola DNA.
GGGGCCACCAGGAATTCCAGCAATGCTTTTTGCGCATGCAGGCGGTTTTCGGCCTGGTCCCAGGCCACGGCGCGAGCGTCGTCCAGCAGGTCCAGGCTGATCTCTTCGCCGCGATGCGCAGGCAGGCAGTGCATGAACAGCACGTCGGCGGCGGCCAGGTCGAGCAGCTCACGGGTGACCTGGTAAGGCGCGAAGGTCTGCAGGCGGCGAGCGGTTTCGTCTTCCTGGCCCATGGAGGTCCAGACATCGGTGCTCACCAGGTGGGCGCCGGCCACGGCTTCCTTCGGGTCGCGCACCACTTTCACACGGTCGCCAGCCTGGGCCAGGAACTGCGGGTTGGGCTCGAAGCCTTCGGGGCAGGCCACGCGCAGCTGGAAGTCGAACTGAATGGCCGCTTCGATGTAGCTGTTGCACATGTTGTTGCCGTCGCCGACCCAGGCCACGGTCTTGCCCTGGATGCTGCCGCGGTGTTCCAGGAAGGTTTGCATGTCGGCCAGCAACTGGCAGGGGTGCAGGTCGTCCGACAGGCCGTTGATCACCGGCACGCGCGAATTGGCGGCGAATTCGGTCAGGGTGCTGTGGGCATAGGTACGAATCATCACCGCGTCGAGCATGCTCGACATGACGATGGCGCAATCGCCGATCGGCTCGCCACGGCCCAGTTGGGTGTCGCGCGGGGACAGGAAGATGGCCTGGCCGCCGAGCTGGATCATGCCCGCTTCGAAGGACAGCCGGGTACGAGTCGACGATTTCTCGAAGATCATGCCCAGTACCCGGTTCTTCAGGGGCTCGAACAGCACGCCGCGGTTACGCAGGTCCTTGAGCTCGGTGCCTCGACGGATGACGCTGAGAAGCTCTTCGGGCGTGCAATCCATCAGGGAGAGAAAGTGCCTTGCGCTCATCATTGACTACCTTTTTGCAACATACCGCAGCACCCATGCTTTTAGCGTTCGAAAAAACGGATGAGGCCTGCGGCGAAAGCCGCACGCGGCGACGAATTTAGGGGAAGGCGCGATCTTATAATTAAATGTCGCGTATTACCAACATGTGTTTCATATTCCGATCATGGGGAGTGTTTCAGCGCATGTCCCGAGCCAGCCCCTCGAGTGAAGAGCTCGCCACGTTTTACACTGCTGTCACGGGGCTTGGCAATCGAGCCAGGAATTGTCTAGCGTTAACCCTGTCTCACAGGTTGCAAAGCAGTTGGCTGGCGATGCGCTCATTCCGTACACTGCGGGCCTTGGGTACTAGACTGTATCTCGACAGATACGCGGAGAGGGTGAATGGATTCCAAAGAACAACAGTTGCTCGAGCTGCTGGGCCTTACGGCGCGCACGCTTACCCACCTGACGGCGTCGATGACGTCGATGTCGTTCGAGTTGCTGCGCAGTGATGACGAAGTGGCCGCCGCAGCCGGGCGCCGCATGATCGACCGCATGGCCACCATCAGCGCAGGGCTGGACGAGCACTGGAAACTGATCGGCGAGCTGACCGGCGTACCCATTGGCCAGGAAGAAGTAGAGACCGTGGTGGAAATACAATTGCAGGCACCGCCCGCTGGGCTTACCCACGACTGAGGATCATCGGCTGCCCTGATGGCGGCCGATTCAAGGCGCCAAGGCTGCTGGTGCAGGCGGTACGATCGTTCCATAGTCAGGTTCCGCTGCCCGGACGAGACAGGCCATGATCAAGACCTTGCACCACCGCGCGTGTCACCTCTGCGAGGCCATTTGCGGCCTCGCTATCGAGACCCAGGCCGACGAGGCGGGGCACCCGACCATTACCTCGATCAAGGGCGACCCCCTGGACACCTTCAGTCGCGGCCACATCTGCCCCAAGGCCGTGGCCCTGCAGGATATCCAGAACGACCCGGACCGTCTGCGCCAGCCCATGCGTCGCGTGGGCAACGACTGGCAGGCGATCGGCTGGCAAGAAGCCTTTGACGAGGTGGCACGGCGCCTGTGGGCCATTCAGCAGCGCCACGGCCAGAATGCCGTGGCCATCTATCAAGGCAACCCCAGTGTGCACAACTACGGCTTGATGACCCACGGTAATTACTTCCTGGGCCTGCTCAAGACCCGTAATCGCTTTTCGGCGACGTCGGTGGACCAGTTGCCCCACCACCTTTCAAGCTACCTGATGTATGGCCATGGCTTGCTGCTGCCCATCCCCGACATCGACCACACCGACTTCATGCTGATACTGGGCGGCAACCCCTTGGCCTCCAATGGCAGCATCATGACCGTGCCAGATGTGGAAAAACGCCTGAAAGCCATTCAGGCGCGGGGTGGCAAGTTTGTGGTGGTGGACCCGCGCCGCAGCGAAACCGCGGCCATGGCCGACCAGCACCTGTTCATACGCCCGGGCGGCGACGCGGCCTTGCTCCTGGGAATGCTCAACACCCTGTTCGAAGAAGGACTGGGGCGCGACAGCGGGCTGCCGGTGGCCGGGCTGGCCGAGGTACGCGACGCTGTCGCAGGGTTCAGTGCCGAGGCCATGAGCCCCCGCTGTGGCGTACCGGCCCAGGTCATTCGCCAATTGGCCCGGGACTTCGCCGCGGCCGACAAGGCGGTGTGCTATGGCCGCATGGGCGTGTCCACCCAAGCGTTTGGCACCCTGTGCCACTGGCTGGTGCAGTTGATCAACCTGGTCACCGGCAACCTTGACCGGGTCGGTGGGGCGCTGTGCACGACCCCAGCGGTAGACCTGGTGGCCAGTACCGCCGGCGGTCACTTCAATGCGTGGCAAAGCCGGGTGTCCGGGTTGCCGGAATACGGTGGCGAGTTACCCGTGTCGGCCCTGGCCGAGGAAATGCTGGTAGAAGGCGACGGTCAGGTGCGGGCGCTGATTACCGTGGCAGGCAACCCGGTGCTGTCCACCCCCAATGGCCGACAGCTGGAGCAGGCCCTCGACGGGCTGGAATTCATGCTCAGCATCGACCTGTACATCAACGAAACCACGCGCTATGCCGACCTGATTTTGCCGTCGACTTCGGCGCTGGAAAACGACCACTACGACACCACTTTCAACCTGTTCGCGGTGCGCAATGTCAGCCGCTTCAACCGCGCCATCCTGCCGCGGCCCGAGGGCGCGCTGCACGATTGGGAGATCTTCGTCGGCCTGGCCCGGGCGTTCGCCGCCGTGGCTGGCAAGGAATTGAAGCCGACCCTGCCGCCTGCGCAAATGATCGAGCGTGGCCTGCGCGCCGGGCCCTGGGGGGAGGGCAGCGCGGTGGGGTTGTCGCTGGCGAAGCTCGCTGCGCACCCCCATGGTATCGACCTGGGCCCGTTGCAGCCCAACCTGGCCGCACGGCTCAAGACCCCTGGCCAGTGCATTCAGGCCGCGCCACCGTTGCTGATGGCCGACCTGCAACGGTTTGCCGGGCAGGCGCCACCGGCCCCCGATGAGCTGGTGATGGTGGGGCGCCGGCATGTACGCAGCAACAATTCGTGGATGCACAACTATCACCGCCTGGTGAAGGGCAAGCCCCGCCACCAGTTGCTGATGCACCCCGATGACCTGGCCAGCCGTGGCCTGCTGGACGGCCAGCAAGTCAGAGTGACGTCGCGGGTTGGCAGTATCGAGGTGCAAGTGCTGGGCAGCAGCGACATGATGCCGGGGGTGGTGAGCCTGCCTCACGGTTTCGGCCACGGGCGCCGCGGGGTGCACCTGGCCATCGCCCAGGCTCAGGCGGGG
It encodes the following:
- the argF gene encoding ornithine carbamoyltransferase; amino-acid sequence: MSARHFLSLMDCTPEELLSVIRRGTELKDLRNRGVLFEPLKNRVLGMIFEKSSTRTRLSFEAGMIQLGGQAIFLSPRDTQLGRGEPIGDCAIVMSSMLDAVMIRTYAHSTLTEFAANSRVPVINGLSDDLHPCQLLADMQTFLEHRGSIQGKTVAWVGDGNNMCNSYIEAAIQFDFQLRVACPEGFEPNPQFLAQAGDRVKVVRDPKEAVAGAHLVSTDVWTSMGQEDETARRLQTFAPYQVTRELLDLAAADVLFMHCLPAHRGEEISLDLLDDARAVAWDQAENRLHAQKALLEFLVAPAYRPA
- a CDS encoding molybdopterin oxidoreductase family protein, which gives rise to MIKTLHHRACHLCEAICGLAIETQADEAGHPTITSIKGDPLDTFSRGHICPKAVALQDIQNDPDRLRQPMRRVGNDWQAIGWQEAFDEVARRLWAIQQRHGQNAVAIYQGNPSVHNYGLMTHGNYFLGLLKTRNRFSATSVDQLPHHLSSYLMYGHGLLLPIPDIDHTDFMLILGGNPLASNGSIMTVPDVEKRLKAIQARGGKFVVVDPRRSETAAMADQHLFIRPGGDAALLLGMLNTLFEEGLGRDSGLPVAGLAEVRDAVAGFSAEAMSPRCGVPAQVIRQLARDFAAADKAVCYGRMGVSTQAFGTLCHWLVQLINLVTGNLDRVGGALCTTPAVDLVASTAGGHFNAWQSRVSGLPEYGGELPVSALAEEMLVEGDGQVRALITVAGNPVLSTPNGRQLEQALDGLEFMLSIDLYINETTRYADLILPSTSALENDHYDTTFNLFAVRNVSRFNRAILPRPEGALHDWEIFVGLARAFAAVAGKELKPTLPPAQMIERGLRAGPWGEGSAVGLSLAKLAAHPHGIDLGPLQPNLAARLKTPGQCIQAAPPLLMADLQRFAGQAPPAPDELVMVGRRHVRSNNSWMHNYHRLVKGKPRHQLLMHPDDLASRGLLDGQQVRVTSRVGSIEVQVLGSSDMMPGVVSLPHGFGHGRRGVHLAIAQAQAGASANDLTDERLLDRLSGNAALNGVPVRVVAA